A genomic region of Miscanthus floridulus cultivar M001 chromosome 3, ASM1932011v1, whole genome shotgun sequence contains the following coding sequences:
- the LOC136545624 gene encoding uncharacterized protein, with protein sequence MVEMVSSVVIQESLSQILSGLAKKYEDKKETNGIRNIERLEMAHIRLEAALEMSNKWQITDTSMLRWQKKLKRAAQECDEKLHKCKQRILEEEHMEQEVKNSSIPKRIGHATKSFVFSIFNRNNVELNPSVVKRFEWYADGASEFLRFIELGGTPLCHVMPYGPLIKNLFAGKEIHHKIVRGSQQPLCQLWLIPFSTAEQGTEVVLIFIKKDGTIEGNIFFSMIVQLSESTNIVGIAVRSLQLFAPHVKFIVEKITNELTQLPTQDFSWVPFSYSYHREHLYNLQNLASQWFRPNPLCCKQQQHHEVPHFSNLNMAGLSDVPLEPLITFNLQWQVSHSVYSKGKTSLSEGTMSLQSSPYLKAGVAFAPHGSSEDMLPVNKSSEAVEIVGGQQHVLHRDISLEQLEEIMVEKAVDYFCHNGEVSVYQMIWRSKHGAARIHVEKPSINTRRTSMRAQRTLGGPTNRKLLRGQGQKIGNFLGVLTHCVDLWRAHVPIRLQSFLMDWMQKEKETQLPERKVKTMRNI encoded by the coding sequence ATGGTGGAGATGGTCAGTTCTGTTGTTATCCAGGAGTCATTGAGCCAAATACTATCTGGCCTGGCTAAAAAATATGAGGACAAAAAGGAAACAAATGGAATCAGAAACATAGAGAGGCTAGAGATGGCACACATCAGGCTGGAAGCTGCTCTTGAGATGTCTAATAAATGGCAGATCACTGATACATCCATGTTGCGCTGGCAAAAGAAGCTGAAGCGTGCTGCACAAGAGTGTGATGAGAAACTGCACAAATGTAAGCAGAGAATCCTCGAAGAAGAACATATGGAACAGGAGGTAAAGAATTCCTCCATTCCTAAACGGATTGGACATGCTACCAAGTCATTTGTTTTCTCCATCTTTAACCGCAACAACGTTGAGTTGAACCCATCAGTTGTTAAACGATTTGAGTGGTATGCAGATGGTGCTAGTGAATTCCTGAGATTCATAGAGCTTGGCGGCACACCACTTTGTCACGTCATGCCCTATGGCCCCCTTATCAAGAATCTTTTTGCAGGCAAGGAAATTCACCATAAAATTGTTCGAGGAAGCCAACAGCCTTTGTGTCAACTATGGTTGATCCCATTTAGTACTGCAGAGCAAGGAACAGAGGTTGTTCTAATATTTATCAAGAAAGATGGTACAATAGAGGGTAATATCTTCTTTAGTATGATAGTACAGCTTTCAGAGAGTACAAACATAGTTGGGATTGCAGTTAGGAGTTTGCAGTTGTTTGCCCCTCATGTCAAATTTATAGTTGAAAAAATTACCAACGAACTTACTCAACTACCTACTCAAGACTTCTCATGGGTGCCATTTTCTTATTCATACCACAGAGAACATTTGTACAATCTTCAGAACTTAGCATCTCAATGGTTTCGCCCGAACCCGTTATGTTGCAAGCAGCAGCAACACCATGAGGTTCCACATTTTAGCAACCTAAACATGGCAGGATTATCAGATGTTCCGCTAGAACCATTAATTACATTTAATTTGCAGTGGCAGGTCTCACATTCAGTTTACAGCAAGGGAAAGACCTCACTGTCTGAAGGCACGATGTCTCTGCAAAGTTCTCCATATCTGAAAGCTGGAGTTGCTTTTGCACCCCATGGCTCTTCTGAAGACATGCTACCAGTGAATAAAAGTTCTGAAGCAGTTGAGATAGTTGGCGGTCAGCAACATGTCTTGCATAGGGACATCTCCTTGGAGCAACTGGAAGAGATTATGGTAGAAAAGGCCGTAGATTACTTCTGCCACAATGGTGAAGTGTCCGTATACCAAATGATTTGGAGGTCTAAACATGGGGCTGCACGAATTCATGTTGAGAAGCCAAGCATAAACACACGGAGAACAAGCATGAGAGCACAGAGAACTTTGGGGGGGCCTACAAATAGGAAGCTGCTTCGAGGACAGGGTCAGAAGATTGGGAACTTTCTAGGTGTACTCACTCACTGCGTCGACTTATGGCGTGCCCATGTGCCCATCCGGCTGCAAAGTTTTCTCATGGACTGGATGCAGAAAGAAAAGGAAACTCAGTTACCAGAAAGAAAAGTAAAAACTATGAGAAACATATAA